A stretch of the Terriglobia bacterium genome encodes the following:
- a CDS encoding 1-acyl-sn-glycerol-3-phosphate acyltransferase, with translation MIRATIAVLGVGLYILLAGPLTILITWVFKTHHFLYNVGRTGARLALFLSGGDLTIYGREKVQEGQNYIFMPNHQSNVDPVAVFLAIPRDVKAIAKKEFFRTPLLGTACRVERFIPVDRKNHSSAVESIEQAIRQLQAGDSFLIYPEGTRTRTGEMGEFRKGGFIAAIRSKVPVVPMTLDGCYEMMRKGEFKIRPGHIKLTFHDPIDVSGYSLDDRDALIERVRAAIASGLEQDQLSQVQSPIAQSEGSETV, from the coding sequence ATGATACGCGCGACCATCGCAGTCCTGGGAGTCGGCCTCTACATCCTGCTGGCGGGGCCGCTGACCATACTGATTACCTGGGTCTTCAAGACGCACCATTTTCTTTACAACGTGGGTCGAACCGGTGCGCGATTGGCCCTTTTCCTCTCCGGCGGGGACCTTACAATCTACGGGAGGGAAAAGGTTCAGGAGGGTCAGAATTACATCTTCATGCCCAACCATCAGAGCAATGTGGATCCCGTCGCCGTTTTTCTTGCGATCCCGAGGGATGTGAAGGCCATTGCCAAGAAGGAATTCTTCAGGACGCCGCTGCTGGGAACGGCCTGTCGGGTGGAGAGGTTTATCCCCGTCGACCGAAAGAATCACTCCAGTGCTGTAGAAAGCATCGAACAGGCCATCCGACAACTGCAAGCCGGGGACTCGTTCCTGATTTATCCGGAGGGCACCCGAACCCGGACCGGCGAGATGGGGGAGTTCCGAAAAGGGGGGTTCATCGCGGCGATTCGATCCAAGGTTCCCGTGGTCCCCATGACCCTGGATGGGTGCTACGAGATGATGCGGAAGGGGGAATTCAAGATCCGCCCGGGCCACATCAAGCTGACCTTCCACGACCCGATTGATGTTTCCGGTTATTCGCTGGACGATCGCGACGCACTCATCGAACGGGTCCGCGCCGCCATCGCCTCAGGACTGGAACAGGATCAACTTTCGCAAGTTCAATCGCCGATCGCGCAGTCGGAAGGTTCTGAGACCGTGTGA
- a CDS encoding PDZ domain-containing protein, with the protein MRRWTALPALRFTVFFSVLFLEVAVPPLRAEPRVLYTCDMAKQKEHFFHVEIRTGVEKAPTIDFQMPAWNALYQIRDFAHRVRAVQAFDQDRRPLPVEKVDKQTWRVTTQNAREVLLDYDVFANLSSPYDAQLDTHHGFFNGAYIFMYPVGEKSLPIRVEFQIPEPWRIATELIPAREKNAFNARNYDHLVDSPVEAGTFRWLQFESKGAKFDVIVDGETAQFDDQELLTLLKRIVEAEFEIMQDVPLNHYTFIYHFPEGSSGGGMEHAFSTAINMNAQEVSRRLEDVADVSAHEFFHLWNVKRIRPASLEPVDYTRENYTRALWFSEGVTSLYGLYTLVRAGVDKKEDFYRTLADTIQSEEVRPARLHQSVEEASLDTWFDKYPFYRRPENSISYYEKGEILGFLLDLTIRQETENRRSLDDVMRFLNEEYAQKGRFFDDRTGIPDAVARMTGKEWGDFFTRYVRGVEEIDYDSFLKLAGLKLDLQPRKVADSGFTVTQNFDGSPRIDEVTEGSPAEKAGLKNGDVLVEVNWRAVTRSALSLLSNMDPGKRLKVKFVRNGQTREVSFQTAAKTVTRYAIVEFPNPTPLQASIRNGILTGR; encoded by the coding sequence GTGAGACGATGGACAGCCCTCCCGGCGTTGCGTTTCACGGTGTTTTTCTCAGTTCTGTTTTTGGAGGTGGCCGTCCCTCCGCTCCGCGCCGAGCCGCGTGTTCTTTATACCTGCGACATGGCGAAACAGAAGGAACATTTCTTTCATGTTGAGATTCGGACTGGGGTGGAGAAGGCCCCGACGATCGATTTTCAAATGCCCGCCTGGAATGCCCTTTACCAGATTCGCGACTTCGCTCACCGGGTCCGGGCGGTGCAGGCATTCGACCAGGACCGGAGGCCGCTCCCGGTCGAAAAGGTGGACAAGCAAACCTGGCGGGTGACGACCCAAAACGCCCGCGAGGTCCTGCTCGACTATGATGTCTTTGCCAACCTCTCAAGCCCTTATGATGCCCAACTCGACACCCACCACGGGTTCTTCAATGGGGCCTATATCTTCATGTATCCGGTCGGGGAGAAGAGCCTCCCCATCCGGGTCGAGTTCCAGATTCCCGAACCCTGGCGGATTGCCACGGAGTTGATTCCAGCCCGGGAAAAGAATGCCTTCAACGCGCGCAATTACGATCATCTGGTGGATTCCCCGGTGGAGGCGGGGACTTTCCGCTGGCTGCAATTCGAATCCAAGGGTGCGAAGTTTGACGTCATTGTGGATGGAGAAACGGCCCAATTCGATGACCAGGAGCTGCTCACGCTCCTGAAACGCATCGTGGAGGCTGAATTCGAAATCATGCAGGATGTTCCGCTGAACCATTACACCTTCATCTATCATTTTCCGGAGGGGTCGTCAGGGGGCGGGATGGAGCACGCCTTTTCGACGGCCATCAACATGAATGCACAGGAGGTGTCGCGTCGGCTTGAGGACGTGGCCGACGTCAGCGCGCATGAGTTCTTTCACCTGTGGAATGTCAAACGGATTCGGCCGGCATCGCTTGAGCCGGTCGATTACACCCGGGAGAATTACACGCGGGCGCTCTGGTTCAGCGAAGGCGTCACGAGTCTGTACGGCCTTTACACGCTGGTTCGGGCGGGCGTCGACAAGAAGGAGGACTTTTATCGCACCCTGGCCGACACGATTCAAAGCGAAGAGGTGCGTCCGGCGCGCCTCCATCAAAGTGTCGAGGAGGCGAGTCTCGATACCTGGTTCGACAAATACCCGTTCTACCGGCGCCCGGAGAATTCCATCTCCTATTATGAGAAGGGTGAGATTCTCGGGTTTCTTCTGGACTTGACCATTCGCCAGGAGACCGAGAACCGGCGTTCGCTGGACGATGTGATGCGCTTCCTCAATGAGGAATACGCTCAGAAAGGGCGCTTCTTTGACGACCGGACAGGCATCCCCGATGCGGTGGCGCGGATGACTGGGAAGGAATGGGGCGACTTTTTCACTCGATACGTCCGGGGGGTCGAGGAGATCGACTACGACTCGTTTTTGAAACTCGCGGGCCTCAAGCTCGACCTTCAACCGCGAAAGGTGGCAGACTCCGGGTTCACCGTGACACAAAATTTTGATGGATCCCCGCGGATCGATGAGGTCACCGAAGGGAGCCCCGCGGAGAAGGCGGGGCTGAAAAACGGCGATGTGTTGGTTGAAGTCAACTGGCGTGCCGTTACGCGTTCCGCCCTGAGCCTGCTCTCCAACATGGATCCGGGGAAGCGCTTGAAGGTCAAGTTCGTGCGCAACGGTCAGACCCGGGAGGTCTCGTTCCAGACGGCGGCGAAGACGGTGACCCGGTATGCCATCGTGGAGTTCCCCAATCCCACGCCGCTTCAGGCCTCGATCCGCAACGGTATACTGACCGGAAGATAG